The Undibacterium cyanobacteriorum genomic sequence ATGGCGCAATGGTGGTCTTCGATCGAACCTTTGAATTGGTTTTTCGGTAAGTTCTTGGGTGGCCATACGATTTTGGTGTACTTAGCATTTTTGCTGATTCCCATCATGCACTGGGTGATTTCACATAGCCGTTTTGGTTTGCGTTTACGCGCAGTCGGAGAAAATCCTCACGCCGCCGACTCTGCTGGGATTAACGTTGCTGCGACACGTTATATGTCCTTGTTGTGGGGTGGGGTTTTGTGTTCACTCGCAGGCTCGTATTTGGCCATCGTACAAAGCGGCTTCTTCTTGCGTGATATGTCGGCAGGTAATGGTTTCTTAGCCTTGACCGCGGTCGTGTTTGGTAACTGGCGTCCATTGCAAACGGCCGCCGGTTGTTTGATGTTTGCGCTGTTCGCCGCATTGCAGATCCAAATGGAAGGGATTGCCTTCCCAGTCGTCGGACAAATCCCTGGTTCTTTGATCCAGATGTTGCCTTATGTGGTGACCGTGATCGTCTTGGCTGGTGTGATGGCGAAGTCCGTGTCGCCGAAAGCGCTTGGTACGCCATTTGTGAAATCGCGCTAAGCGAGCCGCACAAAGAGAGCAAAGTAGTACTTTTAATGAAAGGTGGACCAGCATGGTTCATAAAGTGATATTCGATACAGACCCAGGCGTTGATGACGCAATGGCTTTGTATTTTGCCTTGGCTCATCCCGAGATTGAAGTGATCGGCATTACCACGACATTTGGTAACGTGACAGTGCAACAAGCGACTGCCAATGGTTTGTACTTGAGCCGTATTTGCGGACGTGAGATTCCCGTTGCTGGTGGCGGTGCGGTACCTTTGATGAAGGCACCTGGTACTCCTCCCGGTTTTATTCACGGTGACGATGGTTTAGGAAATTTGCCATCGCGCGTCGCGGTTCAGGGGCAAGCCGAGAGTCAATCTGCGGCAGAGTTTATCGTTGCTATGGCGCGTGCTTATCCCGGTGAAATTAGTTTGGTGGCAGTGGGCCCGTTTGTGAATTTGGGCTTGGCGCTGAAGTTAGAACCTGAGCTGCCGAAGTTGATCAAACAAGTGATCATGATGGCTGGCACCGTGATAGAACCTGGCAATGTCTCCCCAGTTGCCGAGGCGAACGTCTGGAACGATCCGCACGCGGCGGATTTGGTATTTACGGCAGGTTGGAATTTGGTGATGGTTGGCCTCGATGTGACGCATCGTGTGGTGATGCCAGCGACCTATTTCACCCAATTGGCAGAGCATCACCAGCACCATCTTGCGATGGACACGCTCAACCACGCCGCACAGTTCTATTGCGATTTTTATTTGCGTGAACGCCCCGACTTGGGACACGCTTGTTTCGGTCACGACATCCTAACCTTTGTGTATTTGGTCGCACCGCAATTATTTCAAACCCAAGATGGCCGTGTTCGCGTGCAGTTAGAAGGTTTGGGTAATGGACAAACGATGATGGACCGTCACGGTGGTTTGCAGTACGCCCAAGCAGGATGGGAAAAGCATCGTCCGCAAACGACAGTGTGCATGAAAGTCGATGCGGAGCAATGTCTGAGCTTGATCAAACAAACGTTAGAAAGCGATTGGTTACAAGCACCGCTCGTGCTGTAATCGTCGTCTTGCCATTTTGAACCTGAGGTTTCTATGTTAATTACACCAGTTGATTTCACCAGCCCAACGGCGGCGAAAGATTTCGCTGAAAGCTTGCACAATACGGGCTTTGGCGTGTTGACCAATCATCCTTTGTCTTCCGAGATGTTGAACGCTATTTATGCGGAATGGTATGGCTTCTTCCAA encodes the following:
- a CDS encoding ABC transporter permease gives rise to the protein MLEDFQFSTILVSMIRNAPVLLFAAFAGVFAERSGVIDLALEGKMLSSAFAAASVTFLTQNPYWGVAAGIAVSCLIALLQAYVAINQRGNQLVFGIAINIAASGLTFVLAQYFFQLGGRSPDLGSARFAVLDFPMAQWWSSIEPLNWFFGKFLGGHTILVYLAFLLIPIMHWVISHSRFGLRLRAVGENPHAADSAGINVAATRYMSLLWGGVLCSLAGSYLAIVQSGFFLRDMSAGNGFLALTAVVFGNWRPLQTAAGCLMFALFAALQIQMEGIAFPVVGQIPGSLIQMLPYVVTVIVLAGVMAKSVSPKALGTPFVKSR
- a CDS encoding nucleoside hydrolase, which gives rise to MVHKVIFDTDPGVDDAMALYFALAHPEIEVIGITTTFGNVTVQQATANGLYLSRICGREIPVAGGGAVPLMKAPGTPPGFIHGDDGLGNLPSRVAVQGQAESQSAAEFIVAMARAYPGEISLVAVGPFVNLGLALKLEPELPKLIKQVIMMAGTVIEPGNVSPVAEANVWNDPHAADLVFTAGWNLVMVGLDVTHRVVMPATYFTQLAEHHQHHLAMDTLNHAAQFYCDFYLRERPDLGHACFGHDILTFVYLVAPQLFQTQDGRVRVQLEGLGNGQTMMDRHGGLQYAQAGWEKHRPQTTVCMKVDAEQCLSLIKQTLESDWLQAPLVL